A window of Malania oleifera isolate guangnan ecotype guangnan chromosome 5, ASM2987363v1, whole genome shotgun sequence contains these coding sequences:
- the LOC131155440 gene encoding cellulose synthase-like protein D4, whose protein sequence is MASLSANPSKKAIRSPGGSSGSSQARNSTGQTVKFARRTSSGRYVSLSREDLDMSGEISGDYMNYTVHIPSTPDNQPMDTSVAVKAEEQYVSNSLFTGGFNSVTRAHLMDKVIDSEVSHPQMAGARGSACSMPGCDGKVMKDERGADVTPCECRFKICRDCYLEAQKETGLCPGCKELYKTGEYDDDVPDFSSGALPLPAPHHDNSKGDRNNNMSMMKRNQTGEFDHNRWLFETKGTYGYGNAFWPQDDMYDEGDDGLQGSMMETMEKPWKPLSRRMPIQAAIISPYRLLILVRMVVLVFFLTWRVRHPNEEAIWLWLMSVVCEIWFAFSWVLDQVPKLCPINRSTDLQALRDKFDLPSPSNPSGRSDLPGVDIFVSTADPEKEPPLVTANTILSILAADYPVEKLACYISDDGGALLTFEAMAEAASFANLWVPFCRKHDIEPRNPESYFTIKGDPTKNKSRSDFVKDRRRVKREYDEFKVRINGLPDSIRRRSDAFNAREEMKMLKHMRENAGAESLEPMKVQKATWMADGTHWPGSWAVPASDHAKGDHAGILQVMLKPPSNEPLMGGSDDKIIDFSNVDIRLPMFVYMSREKRPGYDHNKKAGAMNALVRASAILSNGPFILNLDCDHYIYNCKAIREGMCFMMDRGGEIICYIQFPQRFEGIDPSDRYANHNTVFFDGNMRALDGVQGPVYVGTGCMFRRFALYGFDPPQSDKMENKANSEMQTLKPSDLDPDLDVNLLPKRFGNSTMLAESIPVAEFQGRPIADHPAVRYGRPPGALRVPRDPLDATSVAEAVNVISCWYEDKTEWGDRVGWIYGSVTEDVVTGFRMHNRGWHSVYCITKRDAFRGSAPINLTDRLHQVLRWATGSVEIFFSRNNALLASSRLKFLQRLAYLNVGIYPFTSMFLIVYCFLPALSLLSGHFIVQTLNVSFLIYLLIITICLIMLAILEVKWSGVGLEEWWRNEQFWLISGTSAHLAAVVQGLLKVIAGIEISFTLTSKSAGEDNDDIYADLYLVKWTSLMIPPIVIAMMNIIALAVAFSRTIYSTVPQWSKFVGGAFFSFWVLAHLYPFAKGLMGRRGKTPTIVFVWSGLIAITLSLLWISISPPKGSTAQADGVGGGFQFP, encoded by the exons atggcatcCCTATCTGCAAATCCATCGAAGAAGGCAATACGCAGCCCTGGGGGTTCTTCTGGATCGTCTCAAGCTCGCAACTCCACCGGTCAAACGGTAAAATTTGCAAGACGAACTTCAAGCGGGCGATATGTGAGTCTTTCAAGGGAAGATCTTGACATGTCAGGAGAAATATCGGGGGACTACATGAACTACACAGTGCACATTCCTTCAACACCAGATAATCAGCCAATGGACACGTCGGTGGCCGTGAAGGCAGAAGAACAGTATGTGTCAAATTCTCTATTCACGGGGGGGTTCAATAGCGTGACGCGTGCCCATCTAATGGACAAGGTGATCGACTCGGAGGTCAGTCACCCTCAGATGGCAGGAGCCAGGGGCTCCGCCTGTTCCATGCCTGGTTGTGATGGGAAGGTCATGAAGGATGAAAGAGGAGCCGATGTTACTCCTTGTGAATGCAG GTTCAAAATTTGCAGAGATTGCTACCTGGAAGCCCAAAAAGAGACGGGATTGTGCCCAGGGTGCAAGGAGTTGTACAAGACAGGAGAGTATGATGATGATGTGCCAGATTTTTCAAGCGGGGCGCTGCCACTTCCAGCTCCTCATCACGACAATTCAAAAGGGGATCGCAATAATAATATGTCAATGATGAAAAGGAATCAAACTGGAGAATTTGATCATAATCGGTGGCTATTCGAGACGAAGGGCACTTATGGGTATGGGAACGCCTTTTGGCCCCAAGATGACATGTATGACGAGGGGGATGACGGCTTGCAAGGCAGCATGATGGAAACAATGGAAAAGCCTTGGAAACCCCTCAGTCGGAGGATGCCTATCCAAGCTGCAATCATCAGCCCTTATAg GTTGTTGATTTTAGTTCGAATGGTGGTGCTTGTGTTCTTCTTGACATGGCGAGTGAGACATCCAAACGAGGAGGCCATTTGGCTGTGGTTGATGTCAGTGGTGTGCGAGATTTGGTTCGCCTTTTCTTGGGTGCTAGATCAGGTTCCCAAGCTCTGCCCCATCAACCGTTCCACTGACCTCCAGGCCCTCCGTGACAAATTTGACCTGCCCTCACCATCTAATCCCTCCGGCAGATCTGACCTCCCCGGGGTCGACATCTTTGTGTCTACAGCTGACCCCGAAAAGGAGCCGCCCCTTGTCACGGCGAACACCATATTATCAATCTTGGCCGCAGATTACCCTGTGGAGAAGCTGGCATGTTATATTTCAGACGATGGAGGGGCGTTGCTCACCTTTGAAGCCATGGCCGAAGCCGCGAGCTTTGCTAACCTGTGGGTGCCTTTCTGCCGCAAGCATGATATTGAACCTAGGAACCCAGAGAGCTACTTTACCATAAAGGGAGACCCAACCAAGAACAAAAGCAGGTCTGATTTTGTTAAGGATCGGAGGAGGGTGAAGAGGGAGTACGATGAATTCAAGGTGAGGATAAATGGATTGCCAGATTCCATTCGGAGGAGGTCAGACGCATTCAATGCCAGGGAGGAGATGAAGATGTTGAAGCACATGAGAGAGAATGCTGGGGCTGAATCTTTGGAGCCAATGAAAGTTCAGAAGGCCACATGGATGGCTGATGGGACTCACTGGCCTGGCAGCTGGGCGGTGCCTGCCAGTGACCATGCCAAGGGAGATCATGCTGGGATTCTTCAAGTAATGCTGAAGCCTCCCAGCAATGAGCCATTAATGGGTGGGTCTGACGACAAGATCATAGACTTTTCTAATGTGGACATACGACTACCTATGTTTGTGTATATGTCACGAGAGAAGAGGCCAGGCTACGACCACAACAAGAAAGCCGGCGCCATGAACGCCCTGGTAAGAGCATCTGCAATTCTATCCAATGGCCCCTTCATTCTCAACCTCGATTGCGACCACTACATCTACAACTGCAAAGCTATACGGGAAGGCATGTGCTTCATGATGGACAGAGGCGGCGAGATCATATGCTACATTCAATTTCCCCAAAGATTCGAAGGAATCGATCCCTCCGACCGCTATGCGAATCACAACACTGTATTTTTTGATGGCAACATGCGAGCGCTTGATGGAGTGCAg GGTCCAGTTTATGTGGGGACTGGATGCATGTTCAGGCGGTTTGCACTGTATGGGTTTGATCCACCACAATCAGATAAGATGGAAAACAAAGCAAACTCAGAAATGCAAACCTTGAAGCCCAGCGATTTGGATCCAGATCTAGATGTGAATCTACTTCCCAAGCGGTTTGGGAATTCTACAATGCTTGCAGAATCTATACCTGTAGCTGAATTCCAAGGACGCCCCATTGCCGACCACCCTGCGGTCAGGTATGGCCGCCCTCCTGGCGCCCTCCGAGTCCCTCGTGACCCTCTCGATGCCACCTCTGTCGCTGAAGCAGTCAATGTCATATCTTGCTG GTATGAGGATAAGACTGAATGGGGGGATAGAGTGGGCTGGATCTATGGGTCAGTGACGGAGGACGTGGTGACAGGGTTCCGAATGCACAATCGTGGGTGGCACTCCGTCTACTGCATCACCAAGCGCGACGCCTTCCGGGGTTCAGCTCCAATCAATCTGACCGACAGGCTCCATCAAGTGCTCCGATGGGCCACAGGCTCCGTGGAGATTTTCTTTTCCAGGAACAATGCATTGCTAGCATCCTCGCGTCTCAAGTTCCTGCAACGCTTGGCCTATCTCAATGTTGGGATCTACCCTTTCACTTCCATGTTTCTCATCGTCTACTGCTTCTTGCCCGCCCTTTCTCTTTTATCTGGGCATTTCATTGTACAAACACTGAACGTGTCGTTTCTAATATACCTGCTAATCATAACCATTTGCCTAATCATGCTGGCGATCTTGGAAGTGAAGTGGTCGGGGGTGGGATTGGAAGAGTGGTGGAGAAATGAACAGTTTTGGCTCATCTCAGGAACCAGCGCCCACTTGGCGGCCGTCGTGCAGGGCCTTCTCAAAGTTATTGCAGGCATCGAAATATCCTTCACATTGACTTCCAAATCTGCGGGAGAAGATAACGACGATATCTACGCTGACTTGTATTTGGTGAAGTGGACTTCGCTGATGATTCCCCCAATCGTCATCGCAATGATGAACATAATTGCGCTTGCAGTTGCTTTCTCTAGGACCATCTACAGTACCGTTCCTCAATGGAGTAAGTTTGTAGGTGGAGCCTTCTTCAGCTTCTGGGTGTTGGCTCATTTGTATCCTTTTGCAAAGGGTTTGATGGGAAGGAGAGGGAAGACGCCCACAATTGTATTTGTTTGGTCAGGTCTCATAGCTATTACACTTTCATTGCTCTGGATATCCATCAGTCCTCCCAAAGGGAGCACTGCCCAAGCCGATGGTGTGGGAGGGGGCTTCCAATTCCCATGA